A single region of the Neotabrizicola shimadae genome encodes:
- a CDS encoding alpha/beta fold hydrolase, translated as MSTHFTAPDGARLAYDDRGEGLPLLCLSGLTRTMHDFGYLMPHLPPLRLIRMDYRGRGASDWTGATTYTVPQEAADAIALLDHLGVDKAALLGTSRGGLIGLYLAATAKHRLRGLCLNDIGPEVARPGLTRIFDYVGRNPVAKTHAALAEASPRHMTGFAHVPPDRWLNEARLHYRETPQGLRITYDPTLRDSFLAAFDGPPADLWPLFDACAGLPLALIRGANSDLLSPETTDEMRRRRPDLILAEVPDRAHVPFLDEPESLAAIQAFLKAVQ; from the coding sequence ATGTCCACGCATTTCACCGCCCCCGACGGCGCCCGCCTCGCCTATGACGACCGCGGCGAAGGCCTGCCCCTTCTTTGCCTGTCCGGCCTGACCCGCACGATGCACGATTTCGGCTATCTCATGCCCCACTTGCCGCCCCTGCGGCTCATCCGCATGGATTACCGCGGCCGCGGCGCATCGGACTGGACCGGCGCCACCACCTACACCGTCCCGCAAGAGGCCGCCGATGCCATTGCCCTGCTCGACCACCTGGGCGTGGACAAGGCCGCCCTCCTCGGTACCTCGCGCGGCGGCCTGATCGGCCTGTATCTCGCCGCCACCGCAAAACACCGCCTCCGCGGCCTCTGCCTCAACGACATAGGGCCAGAGGTCGCCCGCCCCGGCCTGACCCGCATCTTCGACTATGTCGGGCGCAACCCCGTGGCAAAGACCCACGCCGCCCTGGCCGAAGCCTCGCCCCGCCACATGACGGGCTTTGCCCATGTCCCGCCAGACCGCTGGCTCAACGAGGCGCGGCTGCACTACCGCGAAACGCCACAGGGCCTGCGCATCACCTACGACCCCACCCTGCGCGACAGCTTCCTTGCCGCCTTCGACGGCCCCCCTGCCGATCTCTGGCCGCTTTTCGACGCCTGCGCCGGCCTGCCCCTCGCCCTGATCCGCGGCGCCAATTCCGATCTCCTGTCCCCCGAAACCACAGACGAGATGCGCCGCCGCCGCCCCGACCTGATTCTGGCCGAAGTCCCCGACCGCGCCCATGTCCCCTTCCTGGACGAGCCCGAAAGCCTGGCCGCGATCCAGGCCTTCCTGAAAGCCGTGCAATGA
- a CDS encoding threonine ammonia-lyase, translated as MTSLALIEAAAARLQGHARRTPLLNAPLLDRIAGRRVFVKAECLQLTGSFKFRGGWSAVSALPPEIRAKGVVAYSSGNHALGVALAAAMHGVPSVIIMPADAPPVKIANTRAYGAEVVTYDRDTESREDIGTALSTERGLTLIKPYDEPQVIAGQGTCGLEIAEQAAAAGISEAPVLTCCGGGGLTAGIALALQARAPGLTVHPCEPEGFDDTARSLAAGQILRNARPSGSICDAIVTPEPGRITFPILQRLCGAGLVATDEEALRAMALAFTHLRIVLEPGGAIALAAALFHADALGSDTAICTASGGNVDPGLFRQALDRFA; from the coding sequence ATGACCTCCCTCGCCCTCATCGAAGCCGCCGCCGCCCGCCTGCAGGGCCATGCCCGCCGCACGCCGCTCCTGAACGCCCCGCTGCTCGACCGCATCGCCGGGCGCCGCGTCTTCGTAAAGGCCGAATGCCTGCAACTGACCGGCTCGTTCAAGTTCCGCGGCGGCTGGTCGGCGGTCTCTGCCCTGCCACCCGAAATCCGTGCGAAGGGCGTGGTGGCCTATTCCTCTGGCAACCACGCCCTGGGAGTGGCGCTCGCAGCCGCCATGCACGGTGTTCCTTCGGTCATCATCATGCCGGCCGACGCCCCGCCGGTGAAGATCGCCAACACCCGCGCCTATGGCGCAGAGGTCGTCACCTACGACCGCGACACCGAAAGCCGCGAGGATATCGGCACCGCCCTGTCCACCGAACGCGGCCTTACACTCATCAAGCCCTATGACGAACCCCAGGTCATTGCCGGCCAGGGCACCTGCGGCCTGGAAATCGCCGAACAGGCGGCTGCGGCCGGCATTTCCGAAGCCCCCGTCCTCACCTGCTGCGGCGGCGGCGGCCTGACCGCCGGCATCGCGCTCGCGCTCCAGGCCCGCGCCCCCGGCCTCACCGTCCACCCATGCGAGCCCGAAGGCTTCGACGACACTGCCCGCAGCCTCGCCGCCGGGCAGATCCTGCGCAACGCCCGCCCCTCCGGCTCGATCTGCGATGCCATCGTCACCCCCGAACCTGGGCGGATCACCTTCCCCATCCTCCAACGCCTCTGCGGTGCAGGCCTCGTCGCCACCGATGAAGAGGCCCTGCGCGCCATGGCCCTGGCCTTCACCCATCTGCGCATCGTGCTGGAACCGGGCGGCGCCATCGCGCTGGCCGCGGCCCTGTTCCACGCCGACGCCCTGGGGTCCGACACCGCGATCTGCACCGCCTCGGGTGGCAACGTCGATCCAGGCCTGTTCCGGCAGGCGCTGGATCGCTTCGCCTGA
- a CDS encoding alpha/beta fold hydrolase yields MPLIWLDDIRLNATLTGPDGAPALVLIHGLGLSSAGFDPILPFLPTKLRVLTFDLRGHGQSDVPAAPYSMGQLIRDTERAIDHFGLKETVVLGHSLGGLIAQGLATKRLDLVRGLILSNTAARLGNADLWNARIAAFRESGIDGIRDSSLERWFGRNWRTAPGVAAAAALLDAAHPEGWLGAAAAISGADFYTTTAALRLPALFIAGANDGSTPPDLMRESADLIPGAEFRLVRGAGHMTFLEKPQEYAQVLTDFLTRIGHV; encoded by the coding sequence TTGCCCCTGATCTGGCTCGACGACATCCGCCTGAATGCCACCCTGACCGGACCCGATGGCGCCCCGGCCCTCGTCCTGATCCACGGCCTTGGCCTGTCCTCCGCCGGCTTCGACCCGATCCTGCCCTTCCTCCCCACCAAGCTGCGCGTTCTCACCTTCGATCTGCGCGGCCACGGGCAATCGGACGTGCCTGCCGCGCCCTACAGTATGGGCCAGCTCATCCGAGACACCGAACGTGCGATCGACCACTTCGGCCTGAAGGAGACCGTCGTTCTGGGCCATTCCCTTGGCGGCCTCATTGCCCAGGGCCTTGCCACCAAGCGGCTCGACCTCGTGCGCGGCCTGATCCTCTCCAACACCGCCGCCCGACTTGGAAATGCCGATCTCTGGAACGCCCGCATCGCAGCCTTCCGCGAATCCGGCATCGACGGCATCCGCGATTCAAGCCTGGAACGGTGGTTCGGTCGCAACTGGCGCACCGCCCCCGGCGTTGCGGCCGCCGCGGCACTGCTGGACGCCGCCCATCCCGAAGGCTGGCTCGGCGCCGCCGCCGCGATCTCGGGCGCGGATTTCTACACCACCACCGCCGCCCTCCGCTTGCCCGCCCTGTTCATCGCCGGCGCCAATGACGGCTCCACTCCGCCCGACCTCATGCGCGAATCCGCAGACCTGATCCCCGGCGCAGAGTTTCGCCTGGTCCGCGGCGCAGGCCACATGACCTTCCTCGAAAAGCCGCAGGAGTACGCCCAGGTGCTCACCGATTTCCTCACCCGCATCGGCCATGTCTGA
- a CDS encoding alpha/beta fold hydrolase — protein MSDLILVHGAGHGAWCWDLVLPELAALGLPARALDLPGHGQDRTPPADITLDLYATAILSRIDRPAVLVGHSAGGFAIAAAAQRRPDLVSRLIYLTAWIPAPGQSLADLRRAARPTALTRALRPSPDRLTYSFAPETYADTFAHDAPTDRIARARANLCPEPVAPHETPLTALPDTPAFALFCDDDRAIPPALQRAMAHAIPARRTASLPTSHSPFLSQPQALAQTLARLATSPA, from the coding sequence ATGTCTGACCTGATCCTCGTCCACGGCGCCGGCCATGGCGCCTGGTGCTGGGATCTTGTCCTCCCCGAACTCGCGGCCCTCGGCCTGCCGGCCCGTGCCCTTGACCTGCCGGGCCATGGACAAGACCGCACCCCACCCGCCGACATCACGCTCGACCTCTATGCCACGGCCATTCTCTCCCGGATCGACCGCCCGGCGGTCCTTGTGGGCCATTCCGCCGGCGGTTTCGCCATCGCCGCCGCCGCGCAAAGGCGCCCCGACCTGGTCAGCCGTCTGATCTACCTCACCGCCTGGATACCGGCCCCCGGCCAAAGCCTCGCAGACCTCCGCCGCGCGGCCCGGCCCACCGCGCTCACCCGCGCGCTTCGCCCCTCGCCAGACCGCCTGACCTACAGCTTCGCCCCCGAAACCTATGCCGACACCTTCGCCCATGACGCCCCGACCGATCGGATCGCCCGCGCGCGCGCGAACCTCTGCCCGGAACCCGTTGCCCCGCACGAAACCCCGCTGACGGCCCTGCCCGACACCCCCGCCTTCGCCCTTTTCTGCGATGATGACCGCGCCATCCCGCCCGCGCTCCAGCGCGCCATGGCCCATGCCATCCCCGCCCGGCGCACCGCCAGCCTGCCCACCTCCCACTCCCCCTTCCTCAGCCAGCCGCAGGCGCTGGCCCAGACCCTCGCCCGCCTCGCGACCTCCCCCGCCTGA
- a CDS encoding mandelate racemase/muconate lactonizing enzyme family protein encodes MKLKDLEIFVVAPPFPGWGGRYWIFPKLTTDTGITGYGECYASTVGPKAMQAVIEDVFERHMLGENPENIELMFRRAYSSGFTQRPDPTVMGAFAGLEIACWDILGKARNRPVWALLGGRMNDRIRSYTYLYPEPGKESAEFWVSPEAAAEAAIRFVDMGFTAVKFDPAGPYTIRGGHEPAMSDISRSVAFCKAIREAVGDRADLLFGTHGQFTTPGAIRMGRELEPYNPLWYEEPIPPDNLLEFAAVAAQVRVPLATGERLTTKYEFGTLLRAGGVKILQPALGRVGGIWEAKKIAAMAEIFNAEMAPHLYAGPVEWAANVHFAASIPNLLIAETIETGGAFHLKLIRNSIRWDDGYILPPEAPGLGIDFDEDLARAHPFTGTGLHLQMQEAPCDYRHGNRFEGGAPRKEGD; translated from the coding sequence ATGAAGCTGAAAGACCTCGAAATCTTCGTCGTGGCCCCGCCTTTCCCCGGCTGGGGCGGCCGCTACTGGATCTTCCCGAAGCTCACCACAGACACCGGCATCACGGGCTATGGCGAATGCTACGCCTCCACTGTCGGGCCAAAGGCGATGCAGGCCGTCATCGAGGACGTGTTCGAACGGCACATGCTGGGCGAAAACCCGGAAAACATCGAACTGATGTTCCGCCGCGCCTATTCCTCGGGCTTCACCCAACGCCCCGACCCCACGGTAATGGGCGCCTTCGCGGGGCTGGAAATCGCTTGCTGGGACATCCTCGGCAAGGCCCGCAACCGCCCGGTCTGGGCACTGCTCGGCGGCCGCATGAACGACCGCATCCGCAGCTATACCTATCTCTACCCCGAACCCGGCAAGGAATCGGCCGAATTCTGGGTCAGCCCCGAAGCCGCCGCCGAAGCCGCGATCCGCTTCGTCGACATGGGCTTCACCGCGGTCAAGTTCGATCCCGCCGGCCCCTATACCATCCGCGGCGGCCACGAACCCGCGATGTCCGACATCTCCCGCTCCGTGGCCTTCTGCAAAGCCATCCGCGAGGCGGTGGGCGACCGCGCTGACCTCCTCTTTGGCACCCACGGCCAGTTCACCACGCCCGGCGCCATCCGCATGGGCCGGGAACTGGAGCCCTACAACCCCCTCTGGTACGAAGAACCCATCCCGCCCGACAACCTGCTGGAATTCGCGGCCGTCGCCGCTCAGGTCCGCGTGCCCCTCGCCACCGGCGAAAGGCTTACGACGAAATACGAATTCGGCACCCTCCTCCGCGCCGGCGGGGTGAAGATCCTGCAACCCGCGCTCGGTCGCGTCGGCGGCATCTGGGAAGCCAAGAAGATCGCCGCCATGGCCGAAATCTTCAACGCCGAGATGGCGCCGCACCTCTATGCCGGCCCCGTGGAATGGGCCGCCAACGTCCACTTCGCCGCCTCGATCCCCAACCTCCTGATCGCGGAAACCATCGAGACCGGCGGTGCCTTCCACTTGAAGCTCATCCGCAACTCGATCCGCTGGGACGACGGCTACATCCTTCCGCCCGAAGCCCCCGGCCTTGGCATCGACTTCGACGAGGACCTCGCCCGCGCCCATCCTTTCACGGGCACCGGCCTGCATCTCCAGATGCAGGAGGCGCCCTGCGACTATCGGCACGGCAACCGGTTCGAAGGTGGCGCGCCGCGGAAAGAAGGCGACTAG
- a CDS encoding GNAT family N-acetyltransferase: MAVSIAAESPLTPDLGLLFERHTADMHADTPPESIHMMDRGALEAPGISFFVLRDGGVPLAMGAFKRIDGTHAEIKSMHVLAEHRGRGLSRAMLDHLVAEARAAGILRLSLETGSQDAFAPARGLYARAGFLECPPFDGYVLDPNSVYMTRLIG; encoded by the coding sequence ATGGCGGTGTCGATCGCGGCGGAAAGCCCGCTGACGCCGGACCTGGGCCTGCTGTTCGAGCGGCACACCGCGGACATGCACGCCGACACGCCACCCGAGAGCATTCACATGATGGACCGCGGCGCGCTTGAAGCGCCGGGGATTTCCTTCTTCGTGCTGCGCGACGGTGGCGTGCCGCTGGCCATGGGGGCGTTCAAGCGGATTGACGGGACCCATGCCGAAATCAAGTCGATGCATGTGCTGGCCGAGCATCGCGGGCGGGGCCTGAGCCGGGCGATGCTGGATCATCTGGTGGCCGAGGCGCGGGCGGCGGGCATTCTCCGCCTGTCGCTGGAGACCGGATCGCAGGACGCCTTTGCCCCGGCGCGCGGGCTTTATGCGCGGGCGGGGTTCCTGGAATGTCCGCCCTTCGACGGCTATGTGCTGGACCCGAACTCGGTCTACATGACCCGTCTGATCGGGTGA
- a CDS encoding ETC complex I subunit, whose amino-acid sequence MRARIYQPAKTAMQSGTAKTHAWVLEYGQSSAREVDPLMGWTSSSDTQTQVRLRFETKEEALAYAKAKGIEVTVTEPHQRKPVIRPRGYGENFATDRKGAWTH is encoded by the coding sequence ATGCGCGCGCGCATCTATCAGCCGGCCAAGACCGCCATGCAATCGGGCACCGCCAAGACCCATGCCTGGGTTCTGGAATACGGGCAAAGCTCGGCGCGCGAGGTCGATCCGCTGATGGGCTGGACCTCGTCGAGCGATACGCAGACCCAGGTGCGGCTGCGGTTCGAGACCAAGGAAGAGGCGCTGGCCTATGCCAAGGCCAAGGGGATCGAGGTCACGGTGACCGAGCCGCACCAGCGCAAGCCGGTGATCCGGCCGCGCGGCTATGGCGAGAACTTTGCCACCGACCGCAAGGGCGCCTGGACGCATTGA
- a CDS encoding calcium-binding protein: MPFTLTDADDSFPTGPQDNSGDDAINALLGNDTVLAGTGNDTVVGGGGNDSILGEAGDDLIDGNGDNDTVYGGDGGDVLGGQEGNDRLYGDAGDDQVSGGIGNDFLYGGLNRDTLFGEGGNDRLLAGEDDDSLSGGAGFDTLYGGGGNDTLSFGLDGDSAFGDGGNDLFQLDTPGTGVADGGAGRDSITGGTTFDLTGVTPTGIETLLVSQGLIGVTNVVATAAQYAQFIRIEDTFALSDVTRLGITTDGAVDFSAKLAPGLKLYVTLANGIGSDVVGGRWADTIVGGIGNDTISGSSGADSLIGGEGANLIDGGTGIDTMEGGSGNDTFRVQEQADVITGNGGFDEVWTDLSTYTVHQFISRAVYAGASDWRCIGSTGLGSTGDNEIVGGAGSDTLNGGNGTFSGNDKLYGNEGNDRLIGGFGFDLLDGGLGNDTMIGGNDNDTYVVNSALDSIVEAFGGGTDTVQTNLSYVLGAELENLTLTGSANRNGTGNALDNLLTGNAGANLLSGQDGNDTLQGNAGADTLTGGLGADRFIFTALAQSPAIPGAHDEIADFSSAQGDRIDLSALDPLPAAGDQAFALDLNGDFARGEIRLTQQGADLLVEINADADAAADLALLLRNTASLAAGDFVL; encoded by the coding sequence ATGCCCTTCACGCTGACCGACGCCGACGATTCCTTCCCCACCGGCCCGCAAGACAACTCCGGCGACGATGCGATCAACGCTCTGCTGGGCAATGACACGGTTCTTGCCGGCACGGGCAACGATACCGTCGTTGGCGGCGGCGGCAATGACAGCATCCTGGGCGAGGCCGGAGACGACCTGATCGACGGCAATGGCGACAACGACACCGTCTATGGCGGCGACGGCGGCGATGTCCTGGGCGGGCAAGAGGGCAACGACCGTCTCTATGGCGACGCCGGCGATGACCAGGTGTCAGGCGGTATCGGCAACGATTTCCTCTATGGCGGGCTGAACCGGGACACGCTGTTCGGCGAGGGCGGCAATGACCGCCTCCTTGCCGGGGAGGATGACGATTCCCTCAGCGGCGGCGCCGGATTCGACACGCTGTATGGCGGGGGCGGCAACGACACCCTGTCCTTCGGGCTGGATGGCGACAGCGCCTTCGGCGACGGCGGCAACGACCTCTTCCAGCTCGACACCCCCGGCACCGGCGTAGCCGATGGCGGCGCGGGCCGTGACAGCATCACCGGCGGCACGACCTTCGACCTCACCGGCGTGACGCCGACGGGCATCGAGACGCTTCTCGTTTCCCAAGGGCTGATCGGTGTCACCAATGTCGTCGCCACCGCCGCGCAATATGCCCAGTTCATCCGGATCGAGGATACGTTCGCCCTCTCCGACGTCACGCGCCTCGGCATCACGACCGACGGCGCGGTGGACTTCTCCGCCAAACTCGCGCCGGGACTGAAGCTGTACGTCACCCTTGCCAATGGCATCGGTTCGGATGTGGTTGGCGGCCGATGGGCCGACACCATTGTCGGCGGCATCGGCAATGATACGATTTCCGGCTCCTCGGGCGCTGACAGCCTGATTGGCGGCGAAGGCGCCAACCTGATCGACGGCGGCACCGGCATCGACACGATGGAAGGCGGCTCGGGCAACGACACATTCCGCGTCCAGGAACAGGCCGATGTCATCACCGGCAATGGCGGCTTCGACGAGGTCTGGACGGACCTTTCCACCTATACCGTCCACCAGTTCATCAGCCGCGCGGTCTACGCCGGCGCCAGCGACTGGCGGTGCATCGGCTCCACCGGCCTTGGCAGCACGGGCGATAACGAAATCGTCGGTGGCGCCGGCAGCGACACGCTGAACGGCGGCAACGGCACCTTTTCGGGCAACGACAAGCTCTACGGCAACGAAGGCAACGACCGCCTGATCGGCGGCTTCGGCTTCGACCTGCTCGATGGCGGCCTTGGCAACGACACGATGATTGGTGGCAACGACAACGACACCTATGTCGTCAACAGCGCACTCGACAGCATCGTGGAAGCCTTCGGCGGCGGCACCGACACGGTGCAGACCAACCTGTCCTATGTCCTTGGCGCCGAACTGGAAAACCTCACCCTCACCGGCAGCGCCAACCGCAACGGCACCGGCAACGCGCTGGACAACCTGCTCACCGGCAACGCTGGCGCCAACCTGCTTTCGGGCCAGGACGGCAACGACACGCTGCAAGGCAATGCCGGGGCCGACACGCTGACCGGCGGCCTCGGCGCCGACCGCTTCATCTTCACCGCCCTCGCCCAAAGCCCCGCCATCCCAGGCGCCCATGACGAGATCGCCGACTTCTCCTCCGCCCAGGGCGACCGCATCGACCTCTCGGCCCTCGACCCCCTGCCCGCCGCCGGCGACCAGGCCTTCGCGCTGGACCTGAACGGCGATTTCGCCCGCGGCGAGATCCGGCTC